A genomic window from Peromyscus maniculatus bairdii isolate BWxNUB_F1_BW_parent chromosome 1, HU_Pman_BW_mat_3.1, whole genome shotgun sequence includes:
- the Ccp110 gene encoding centriolar coiled-coil protein of 110 kDa isoform X7, with the protein MSDRRETSSVLTVAAALVLHDLYDSGKMEEYEEFCEKALARVQEASLSTESFLPAQAESISLIRFHGVAVLSPLLTTERRKAIQQEKQKALDVQTRKQANRKKALLTRVQEILENVQVRKAPNASDFDQWATETIYSNPEVTSLDAPATVPNSLPSPTEHCTSVKLEKITGLWPVGNKDQCNPNGMSLPRDSEGSGSPKRCESPDSRQAENGAAPRLSAESSQETLISDGPLLAKEKPDPSCLPEGTPDPYIMSLQNLMKKSKEYVEREQSRRSLKGSTKRTVSESHSDKENDAAKANDCVKEKALPMPTGRHCGSAIPDKPSLNKSNVLLQGASQASNMGTSVLGSFSKVDLPVGTDSPAVLDAESDFKVIPTLITENKVIKSLTGPYAKLPSPEPSVSPTMHRRRSRPSSACQILINNPVNACELSPKGKEEAGDRVVPADTATTNESEIVPKSPADLAGVCSSKVSAGKIALDTTRDTVVGKTSQVHQALGNQLDNTATVEDAAVEGPFTPDERGVQKVDSTCMTVPTLHELHTTRQCVASQTAEDVCGLKSASMSAKNSCSLQMELNKSYDVKNPSPLLMQTQNSRQQMDTSPVPCGNEQFLDNTFEKVKRRLDLDIDSLQKENCPYIITAGVAEQEREHLPERRYPKGSVCINKNKMLETSPKEGQEILKSKMLAFEEMRKRLEEQHAQQLSLLIAEQEREQERLQREIEEQEKMLREKTATSDVSDSHSALELEWRKRSGSALLDTMLSQVDLLRTPDNSDFTNSALQYSFGSASEAPFYLWGSLASGVTKLSGTRPFGRAQAKRSQVFSPEIQAKFNKITAVARGFLTRKLMQTDKLKRLRQTVKDTMEFMRSFQSEAPLKRGVVSAQDASLQERVLAQLRAALYGIHDIFFVMDAAERMSILRHDREARKEKLLRQMDKMKSPRVALSAATQKSLDRKKFMKVAEMGMPNKKFLLKQNPSETRSICRKNPKKAAKCCDNLRRQHSLG; encoded by the exons ATGAGCGACAGGAGGGAGACGAGTTCTGTGCTCACGGTTGCGGCCGCTCTCGTTCTTCACGATCTG TATGACAGTGGGAAGATGGAAGAGTACGAGGAATTCTGTGAGAAAGCACTCGCCCGAGTTCAGGAAGCATCACTGTCCACAGAGAGCTTCCTGCCTGCCCAGGCAGAAAGTATCTCACTCATCCGCTTCCATGGGGTGGCTGTGCTTTCTCCACTG CTTACCACCGAGAGGAGAAAGGCAATTCAACAGGAAAAGCAGAAAGCACTTGATGTCCAAACAAGAAAGCAGGCCAATAGGAAGAAAGCTTTGCTGACTCGGGTCCAGGAGATTCTTGAAAATGTCCAG GTTAGAAAAGCACCGAATGCCAGTGATTTTGATCAGTGGGCGACAGAAACCATTTACTCTAATCCAGAAGTCACAAGCTTGGATGCTCCTGCTACAGTCCCAAACAGCTTGCCAAGCCCCACCGAGCACTGTACTTCAGTAAAGCTTGAAAAGATAACTGGACTTTGGCCTGTGGGTAATAAAGACCAATGTAACCCTAATGGGATGAGCCTGCCTAGAGACTCAGAAGGGTCTGGTTCTCCGAAGCGGTGTGAGAGtccagacagcaggcaggcagaaaatgGAGCTGCTCCAAGGCTCTCTGCAGAGAGCTCCCAGGAGACTCTCATTTCTGATGGCCCCCTCTTAGCAAAGGAAAAACCGGACCCATCGTGTTTGCCTGAAGGCACTCCAGATCCCTACATAATGAGCCTTCAGAATCTAATGAAGAAGTCAAAGGAATACGTGGAAAGAGAACAGTCTAGGCGAAGTCTGAAAGGTAGTACAAAGAGAACTGTTAGTGAAAGCCATTCAGACAAAGAAAACGATGCTGCTAAGGCAAATGACTGTGTGAAGGAGAAGGCCCTACCCATGCCCACAGGCAGGCACTGTGGCTCCGCCATCCCTGACAAACCAAGCCTTAATAAGTCAAACGTTCTCCTCCAAGGTGCTTCTCAAGCAAGCAACATGGGCACGTCAGTTTTAGGTAGCTTTTCCAAAGTAGATCTCCCTGTAGGAACTGACTCTCCTGCTGTTCTAGATGCCGAGTCAGATTTTAAAGTTATTCCCACCTTGATTACTGAAAATAAAGTTATCAAAAGTCTTACAGGTCCATATGCCAAATTACCTAGTCCTGAGCCAAGTGTGAGTCCTACAATGCATCGGAGGCGTTCTAGGCCATCATCAGCATGTCAGATCCTTATAAATAACCCAGTAAATGCCTGTGAGCTGAGcccaaagggaaaagaagaggcaGGGGATAGAGTCGTTCCAGCTGACACTGCAACAACAAATGAATCTGAAATTGTGCCAAAGTCACCGGCTGATTTAGCAGGAGTTTGTTCCAGCAAGGTTTCTGCTGGCAAAATAGCATTGGACACCACGAGAGATACGGTTGTGGGTAAGACGAGTCAGGTCCATCAGGCCTTAGGAAATCAATTAGACAATACAGCCACTGTTGAGGATGCTGCTGTGGAAGGCCCCTTCACACCTGATGAGCGGGGAGTGCAGAAAGTAGATAGTACTTGTATGACTGTGCCCACGTTGCACGAACTTCACACCACCAGGCAGTGTGTAGCAAGTCAAACTGCAGAAGATGTGTGTGGACTCAAGTCAGCCAGTATGTCAGCAAAAAACTCCTGCAGTCTACAAATGGAACTGAATAAATCGTACGATGTGAAAAACCCATCTCCCTTACTTATGCAAACCCAGAATTCCAGACAGCAAATGGACACGTCTCCAGTGCCCTGTGGAAATGAACAGTTTTTGGATAACACTTTTGAAAAAGTTAAGCGGAGACTTGATTTAGATATTGATAGTTTGCAAAAAGAAAATTGTCCTTACATTATAACAGCTGGAGTAGCTGAGCAGGAGAGGGAACATCTGCCCGAAAGAAGATACCCGAAGGGATCCGTCTGCATTAACAAGAATAAGATGCTAGAAACTAGCCCTAAAG AAGGCCAGGAGATACTGAAAAGCAAGATGTTAGCTTTTGAAGAAATGCGGAAGAGACTGGAGGAGCAGCATGCCCAGCAGCTGTCACTCCTCATAGCGGAgcaggagagggagcaggagcGACTGCAAAGG GAAATAGAAGAGCAGGAGAAGATGTTGAGAGAGAAGACGGCTACCTCAGATGTCTCTGACTCGCACAGTGCGCTGGAGCTGGAGTGGAGAAAACGAAGCGGTTCTGCCCTGCTGGACACGATGCTGTCCCAGGTGGACTTGCTCCGGACTCCAGACAACTCTG ACTTCACGAATTCTGCCCTACAATATAGTTTTGGCTCTGCAAGTGAAGCACCGTTCTACCTCTGGGGATCCCTGGCCAGTGGCGTGACCAAACTCTCAGGAACAAGGCCTTTCGGAAGGGCCCAAGCTAAACGGTCTCAG GTTTTTAGTCCAGAAATACAAgcaaaatttaacaaaataactGCTGTGGCAAGAGGATTTCTTACTCGTAAACTTATGCAGACAGACAAACTGAAGCGGCTTCGGCAAACTGTGAAA GACACCATGGAATTCATGCGAAGCTTTCAGTCAGAAGCCCCGCTGAAGAGAGGTGTTGTCTCAGCCCAAGACGCTTCCCTTCAGGAACGAGTGTTAGCTCAG TTGCGAGCTGCCCTGTATGGTATTCATGACATCTTCTTCGTAATGGACGCAGCTGAGAGAATGTCAATCCTCCGCCATGATCGAGAAGCCCGCAAAGAGAAACTGCTGCGGCAGATG GATAAAATGAAAAGTCCACGAGTGGCGCTTTCAGCGGCAACACAGAAATCTCTTGACAGGAAGAAGTTCATGAA GGTTGCTGAGATGGGAATGCCAAATAAGAAGTTCCTGCTTAAGCAAAACCCTTCAGAGACAAG GAGCATATGCAGGAAAAATCCAAAGAAAGCGGCCAAATGTTGCGACAATTTAAGAAGACAGCATTCACTGGGATGA
- the Ccp110 gene encoding centriolar coiled-coil protein of 110 kDa isoform X5 — MEEYEEFCEKALARVQEASLSTESFLPAQAESISLIRFHGVAVLSPLLTTERRKAIQQEKQKALDVQTRKQANRKKALLTRVQEILENVQVRKAPNASDFDQWATETIYSNPEVTSLDAPATVPNSLPSPTEHCTSVKLEKITGLWPVGNKDQCNPNGMSLPRDSEGSGSPKRCESPDSRQAENGAAPRLSAESSQETLISDGPLLAKEKPDPSCLPEGTPDPYIMSLQNLMKKSKEYVEREQSRRSLKGSTKRTVSESHSDKENDAAKANDCVKEKALPMPTGRHCGSAIPDKPSLNKSNVLLQGASQASNMGTSVLGSFSKVDLPVGTDSPAVLDAESDFKVIPTLITENKVIKSLTGPYAKLPSPEPSVSPTMHRRRSRPSSACQILINNPVNACELSPKGKEEAGDRVVPADTATTNESEIVPKSPADLAGVCSSKVSAGKIALDTTRDTVVGKTSQVHQALGNQLDNTATVEDAAVEGPFTPDERGVQKVDSTCMTVPTLHELHTTRQCVASQTAEDVCGLKSASMSAKNSCSLQMELNKSYDVKNPSPLLMQTQNSRQQMDTSPVPCGNEQFLDNTFEKVKRRLDLDIDSLQKENCPYIITAGVAEQEREHLPERRYPKGSVCINKNKMLETSPKEGQEILKSKMLAFEEMRKRLEEQHAQQLSLLIAEQEREQERLQREIEEQEKMLREKTATSDVSDSHSALELEWRKRSGSALLDTMLSQVDLLRTPDNSDFTNSALQYSFGSASEAPFYLWGSLASGVTKLSGTRPFGRAQAKRSQVFSPEIQAKFNKITAVARGFLTRKLMQTDKLKRLRQTVKDTMEFMRSFQSEAPLKRGVVSAQDASLQERVLAQLRAALYGIHDIFFVMDAAERMSILRHDREARKEKLLRQMDKMKSPRVALSAATQKSLDRKKFMKVAEMGMPNKKFLLKQNPSETRVLQPNQGQNAPVHRLLSRQGAPKTSVKGVVHTRQKPSQSRAPSRAPVSGAYAGKIQRKRPNVATI; from the exons ATGGAAGAGTACGAGGAATTCTGTGAGAAAGCACTCGCCCGAGTTCAGGAAGCATCACTGTCCACAGAGAGCTTCCTGCCTGCCCAGGCAGAAAGTATCTCACTCATCCGCTTCCATGGGGTGGCTGTGCTTTCTCCACTG CTTACCACCGAGAGGAGAAAGGCAATTCAACAGGAAAAGCAGAAAGCACTTGATGTCCAAACAAGAAAGCAGGCCAATAGGAAGAAAGCTTTGCTGACTCGGGTCCAGGAGATTCTTGAAAATGTCCAG GTTAGAAAAGCACCGAATGCCAGTGATTTTGATCAGTGGGCGACAGAAACCATTTACTCTAATCCAGAAGTCACAAGCTTGGATGCTCCTGCTACAGTCCCAAACAGCTTGCCAAGCCCCACCGAGCACTGTACTTCAGTAAAGCTTGAAAAGATAACTGGACTTTGGCCTGTGGGTAATAAAGACCAATGTAACCCTAATGGGATGAGCCTGCCTAGAGACTCAGAAGGGTCTGGTTCTCCGAAGCGGTGTGAGAGtccagacagcaggcaggcagaaaatgGAGCTGCTCCAAGGCTCTCTGCAGAGAGCTCCCAGGAGACTCTCATTTCTGATGGCCCCCTCTTAGCAAAGGAAAAACCGGACCCATCGTGTTTGCCTGAAGGCACTCCAGATCCCTACATAATGAGCCTTCAGAATCTAATGAAGAAGTCAAAGGAATACGTGGAAAGAGAACAGTCTAGGCGAAGTCTGAAAGGTAGTACAAAGAGAACTGTTAGTGAAAGCCATTCAGACAAAGAAAACGATGCTGCTAAGGCAAATGACTGTGTGAAGGAGAAGGCCCTACCCATGCCCACAGGCAGGCACTGTGGCTCCGCCATCCCTGACAAACCAAGCCTTAATAAGTCAAACGTTCTCCTCCAAGGTGCTTCTCAAGCAAGCAACATGGGCACGTCAGTTTTAGGTAGCTTTTCCAAAGTAGATCTCCCTGTAGGAACTGACTCTCCTGCTGTTCTAGATGCCGAGTCAGATTTTAAAGTTATTCCCACCTTGATTACTGAAAATAAAGTTATCAAAAGTCTTACAGGTCCATATGCCAAATTACCTAGTCCTGAGCCAAGTGTGAGTCCTACAATGCATCGGAGGCGTTCTAGGCCATCATCAGCATGTCAGATCCTTATAAATAACCCAGTAAATGCCTGTGAGCTGAGcccaaagggaaaagaagaggcaGGGGATAGAGTCGTTCCAGCTGACACTGCAACAACAAATGAATCTGAAATTGTGCCAAAGTCACCGGCTGATTTAGCAGGAGTTTGTTCCAGCAAGGTTTCTGCTGGCAAAATAGCATTGGACACCACGAGAGATACGGTTGTGGGTAAGACGAGTCAGGTCCATCAGGCCTTAGGAAATCAATTAGACAATACAGCCACTGTTGAGGATGCTGCTGTGGAAGGCCCCTTCACACCTGATGAGCGGGGAGTGCAGAAAGTAGATAGTACTTGTATGACTGTGCCCACGTTGCACGAACTTCACACCACCAGGCAGTGTGTAGCAAGTCAAACTGCAGAAGATGTGTGTGGACTCAAGTCAGCCAGTATGTCAGCAAAAAACTCCTGCAGTCTACAAATGGAACTGAATAAATCGTACGATGTGAAAAACCCATCTCCCTTACTTATGCAAACCCAGAATTCCAGACAGCAAATGGACACGTCTCCAGTGCCCTGTGGAAATGAACAGTTTTTGGATAACACTTTTGAAAAAGTTAAGCGGAGACTTGATTTAGATATTGATAGTTTGCAAAAAGAAAATTGTCCTTACATTATAACAGCTGGAGTAGCTGAGCAGGAGAGGGAACATCTGCCCGAAAGAAGATACCCGAAGGGATCCGTCTGCATTAACAAGAATAAGATGCTAGAAACTAGCCCTAAAG AAGGCCAGGAGATACTGAAAAGCAAGATGTTAGCTTTTGAAGAAATGCGGAAGAGACTGGAGGAGCAGCATGCCCAGCAGCTGTCACTCCTCATAGCGGAgcaggagagggagcaggagcGACTGCAAAGG GAAATAGAAGAGCAGGAGAAGATGTTGAGAGAGAAGACGGCTACCTCAGATGTCTCTGACTCGCACAGTGCGCTGGAGCTGGAGTGGAGAAAACGAAGCGGTTCTGCCCTGCTGGACACGATGCTGTCCCAGGTGGACTTGCTCCGGACTCCAGACAACTCTG ACTTCACGAATTCTGCCCTACAATATAGTTTTGGCTCTGCAAGTGAAGCACCGTTCTACCTCTGGGGATCCCTGGCCAGTGGCGTGACCAAACTCTCAGGAACAAGGCCTTTCGGAAGGGCCCAAGCTAAACGGTCTCAG GTTTTTAGTCCAGAAATACAAgcaaaatttaacaaaataactGCTGTGGCAAGAGGATTTCTTACTCGTAAACTTATGCAGACAGACAAACTGAAGCGGCTTCGGCAAACTGTGAAA GACACCATGGAATTCATGCGAAGCTTTCAGTCAGAAGCCCCGCTGAAGAGAGGTGTTGTCTCAGCCCAAGACGCTTCCCTTCAGGAACGAGTGTTAGCTCAG TTGCGAGCTGCCCTGTATGGTATTCATGACATCTTCTTCGTAATGGACGCAGCTGAGAGAATGTCAATCCTCCGCCATGATCGAGAAGCCCGCAAAGAGAAACTGCTGCGGCAGATG GATAAAATGAAAAGTCCACGAGTGGCGCTTTCAGCGGCAACACAGAAATCTCTTGACAGGAAGAAGTTCATGAA GGTTGCTGAGATGGGAATGCCAAATAAGAAGTTCCTGCTTAAGCAAAACCCTTCAGAGACAAG AGTCCTTCAGCCAAACCAAGGACAGAATGCACCTGTTCATAGGCTCCTTAGTAGACAAGG AGCCCCTAAGACATCAGTGAAGGGGGTTGTGCACACTAGACAGAAGCCTTCACAGAGCAGAGCGCCTAGCAGAGCGCCCGTGTCAG GAGCATATGCAGGAAAAATCCAAAGAAAGCGGCCAAATGTTGCGACAATTTAA
- the Ccp110 gene encoding centriolar coiled-coil protein of 110 kDa isoform X6 has protein sequence MEEYEEFCEKALARVQEASLSTESFLPAQAESISLIRFHGVAVLSPLLTTERRKAIQQEKQKALDVQTRKQANRKKALLTRVQEILENVQVRKAPNASDFDQWATETIYSNPEVTSLDAPATVPNSLPSPTEHCTSVKLEKITGLWPVGNKDQCNPNGMSLPRDSEGSGSPKRCESPDSRQAENGAAPRLSAESSQETLISDGPLLAKEKPDPSCLPEGTPDPYIMSLQNLMKKSKEYVEREQSRRSLKGSTKRTVSESHSDKENDAAKANDCVKEKALPMPTGRHCGSAIPDKPSLNKSNVLLQGASQASNMGTSVLGSFSKVDLPVGTDSPAVLDAESDFKVIPTLITENKVIKSLTGPYAKLPSPEPSVSPTMHRRRSRPSSACQILINNPVNACELSPKGKEEAGDRVVPADTATTNESEIVPKSPADLAGVCSSKVSAGKIALDTTRDTVVGKTSQVHQALGNQLDNTATVEDAAVEGPFTPDERGVQKVDSTCMTVPTLHELHTTRQCVASQTAEDVCGLKSASMSAKNSCSLQMELNKSYDVKNPSPLLMQTQNSRQQMDTSPVPCGNEQFLDNTFEKVKRRLDLDIDSLQKENCPYIITAGVAEQEREHLPERRYPKGSVCINKNKMLETSPKGQEILKSKMLAFEEMRKRLEEQHAQQLSLLIAEQEREQERLQREIEEQEKMLREKTATSDVSDSHSALELEWRKRSGSALLDTMLSQVDLLRTPDNSDFTNSALQYSFGSASEAPFYLWGSLASGVTKLSGTRPFGRAQAKRSQVFSPEIQAKFNKITAVARGFLTRKLMQTDKLKRLRQTVKDTMEFMRSFQSEAPLKRGVVSAQDASLQERVLAQLRAALYGIHDIFFVMDAAERMSILRHDREARKEKLLRQMDKMKSPRVALSAATQKSLDRKKFMKVAEMGMPNKKFLLKQNPSETRVLQPNQGQNAPVHRLLSRQGAPKTSVKGVVHTRQKPSQSRAPSRAPVSGAYAGKIQRKRPNVATI, from the exons ATGGAAGAGTACGAGGAATTCTGTGAGAAAGCACTCGCCCGAGTTCAGGAAGCATCACTGTCCACAGAGAGCTTCCTGCCTGCCCAGGCAGAAAGTATCTCACTCATCCGCTTCCATGGGGTGGCTGTGCTTTCTCCACTG CTTACCACCGAGAGGAGAAAGGCAATTCAACAGGAAAAGCAGAAAGCACTTGATGTCCAAACAAGAAAGCAGGCCAATAGGAAGAAAGCTTTGCTGACTCGGGTCCAGGAGATTCTTGAAAATGTCCAG GTTAGAAAAGCACCGAATGCCAGTGATTTTGATCAGTGGGCGACAGAAACCATTTACTCTAATCCAGAAGTCACAAGCTTGGATGCTCCTGCTACAGTCCCAAACAGCTTGCCAAGCCCCACCGAGCACTGTACTTCAGTAAAGCTTGAAAAGATAACTGGACTTTGGCCTGTGGGTAATAAAGACCAATGTAACCCTAATGGGATGAGCCTGCCTAGAGACTCAGAAGGGTCTGGTTCTCCGAAGCGGTGTGAGAGtccagacagcaggcaggcagaaaatgGAGCTGCTCCAAGGCTCTCTGCAGAGAGCTCCCAGGAGACTCTCATTTCTGATGGCCCCCTCTTAGCAAAGGAAAAACCGGACCCATCGTGTTTGCCTGAAGGCACTCCAGATCCCTACATAATGAGCCTTCAGAATCTAATGAAGAAGTCAAAGGAATACGTGGAAAGAGAACAGTCTAGGCGAAGTCTGAAAGGTAGTACAAAGAGAACTGTTAGTGAAAGCCATTCAGACAAAGAAAACGATGCTGCTAAGGCAAATGACTGTGTGAAGGAGAAGGCCCTACCCATGCCCACAGGCAGGCACTGTGGCTCCGCCATCCCTGACAAACCAAGCCTTAATAAGTCAAACGTTCTCCTCCAAGGTGCTTCTCAAGCAAGCAACATGGGCACGTCAGTTTTAGGTAGCTTTTCCAAAGTAGATCTCCCTGTAGGAACTGACTCTCCTGCTGTTCTAGATGCCGAGTCAGATTTTAAAGTTATTCCCACCTTGATTACTGAAAATAAAGTTATCAAAAGTCTTACAGGTCCATATGCCAAATTACCTAGTCCTGAGCCAAGTGTGAGTCCTACAATGCATCGGAGGCGTTCTAGGCCATCATCAGCATGTCAGATCCTTATAAATAACCCAGTAAATGCCTGTGAGCTGAGcccaaagggaaaagaagaggcaGGGGATAGAGTCGTTCCAGCTGACACTGCAACAACAAATGAATCTGAAATTGTGCCAAAGTCACCGGCTGATTTAGCAGGAGTTTGTTCCAGCAAGGTTTCTGCTGGCAAAATAGCATTGGACACCACGAGAGATACGGTTGTGGGTAAGACGAGTCAGGTCCATCAGGCCTTAGGAAATCAATTAGACAATACAGCCACTGTTGAGGATGCTGCTGTGGAAGGCCCCTTCACACCTGATGAGCGGGGAGTGCAGAAAGTAGATAGTACTTGTATGACTGTGCCCACGTTGCACGAACTTCACACCACCAGGCAGTGTGTAGCAAGTCAAACTGCAGAAGATGTGTGTGGACTCAAGTCAGCCAGTATGTCAGCAAAAAACTCCTGCAGTCTACAAATGGAACTGAATAAATCGTACGATGTGAAAAACCCATCTCCCTTACTTATGCAAACCCAGAATTCCAGACAGCAAATGGACACGTCTCCAGTGCCCTGTGGAAATGAACAGTTTTTGGATAACACTTTTGAAAAAGTTAAGCGGAGACTTGATTTAGATATTGATAGTTTGCAAAAAGAAAATTGTCCTTACATTATAACAGCTGGAGTAGCTGAGCAGGAGAGGGAACATCTGCCCGAAAGAAGATACCCGAAGGGATCCGTCTGCATTAACAAGAATAAGATGCTAGAAACTAGCCCTAAAG GCCAGGAGATACTGAAAAGCAAGATGTTAGCTTTTGAAGAAATGCGGAAGAGACTGGAGGAGCAGCATGCCCAGCAGCTGTCACTCCTCATAGCGGAgcaggagagggagcaggagcGACTGCAAAGG GAAATAGAAGAGCAGGAGAAGATGTTGAGAGAGAAGACGGCTACCTCAGATGTCTCTGACTCGCACAGTGCGCTGGAGCTGGAGTGGAGAAAACGAAGCGGTTCTGCCCTGCTGGACACGATGCTGTCCCAGGTGGACTTGCTCCGGACTCCAGACAACTCTG ACTTCACGAATTCTGCCCTACAATATAGTTTTGGCTCTGCAAGTGAAGCACCGTTCTACCTCTGGGGATCCCTGGCCAGTGGCGTGACCAAACTCTCAGGAACAAGGCCTTTCGGAAGGGCCCAAGCTAAACGGTCTCAG GTTTTTAGTCCAGAAATACAAgcaaaatttaacaaaataactGCTGTGGCAAGAGGATTTCTTACTCGTAAACTTATGCAGACAGACAAACTGAAGCGGCTTCGGCAAACTGTGAAA GACACCATGGAATTCATGCGAAGCTTTCAGTCAGAAGCCCCGCTGAAGAGAGGTGTTGTCTCAGCCCAAGACGCTTCCCTTCAGGAACGAGTGTTAGCTCAG TTGCGAGCTGCCCTGTATGGTATTCATGACATCTTCTTCGTAATGGACGCAGCTGAGAGAATGTCAATCCTCCGCCATGATCGAGAAGCCCGCAAAGAGAAACTGCTGCGGCAGATG GATAAAATGAAAAGTCCACGAGTGGCGCTTTCAGCGGCAACACAGAAATCTCTTGACAGGAAGAAGTTCATGAA GGTTGCTGAGATGGGAATGCCAAATAAGAAGTTCCTGCTTAAGCAAAACCCTTCAGAGACAAG AGTCCTTCAGCCAAACCAAGGACAGAATGCACCTGTTCATAGGCTCCTTAGTAGACAAGG AGCCCCTAAGACATCAGTGAAGGGGGTTGTGCACACTAGACAGAAGCCTTCACAGAGCAGAGCGCCTAGCAGAGCGCCCGTGTCAG GAGCATATGCAGGAAAAATCCAAAGAAAGCGGCCAAATGTTGCGACAATTTAA